Proteins from a genomic interval of Methanohalophilus levihalophilus:
- a CDS encoding mechanosensitive ion channel family protein produces MANGLDQTLPYTDISLSDILFAIIILIIGYLVARMLTGLFSKGLKKTKLPELVVEFLTRFLSSLLYVIVILAVLSVFVNMSAVVLGLSAVIGLILGFGMQDTLTNIGAGLWIAALRPIDKNEYVEVNGSSGTVSAVGIMATELLTPDNKIITIPNSLVWGSPIVNATRMPTRRVDVNVGISYSTDLDRAIEIALYVMKGNQSVLNEPAPAVVTTELADSSVNLQLRAWVKTADYWAVKGDLTNNIFKTYNEQGIEIPFPQLDVHLTKE; encoded by the coding sequence ATGGCCAATGGGTTAGATCAGACTTTACCATATACAGACATAAGTCTTTCAGACATTCTGTTTGCAATAATAATCCTGATAATAGGATACTTGGTTGCCAGAATGCTTACCGGATTATTCAGTAAAGGGTTGAAGAAGACAAAACTACCTGAGCTGGTAGTGGAATTTTTGACACGGTTCCTGAGTTCACTGCTTTATGTGATTGTCATACTTGCTGTTCTTTCAGTATTCGTGAACATGAGTGCAGTCGTTCTGGGACTTTCTGCAGTCATCGGATTGATTCTGGGTTTTGGAATGCAGGACACACTGACGAACATCGGTGCAGGACTCTGGATTGCGGCTTTAAGGCCTATTGACAAAAACGAATATGTGGAAGTAAATGGATCTTCCGGAACCGTTTCTGCTGTAGGTATCATGGCAACCGAACTCCTGACCCCGGACAACAAAATAATAACTATACCAAATAGTCTTGTGTGGGGCAGCCCGATTGTTAACGCAACAAGAATGCCTACAAGAAGAGTTGACGTGAATGTTGGAATCAGTTACAGCACTGATCTTGACAGGGCAATTGAAATCGCACTTTATGTTATGAAAGGAAATCAGAGTGTACTCAATGAACCTGCTCCGGCAGTTGTGACAACAGAACTGGCAGATTCTTCAGTAAACCTACAGCTTCGTGCATGGGTTAAAACTGCAGATTATTGGGCCGTCAAAGGAGATCTCACAAACAACATTTTCAAGACATATAATGAACAGGGAATTGAAATTCCATTCCCACAGCTGGATGTCCACCTCACCAAAGAGTGA
- a CDS encoding fasciclin domain-containing protein, giving the protein MQDLIATARDEGVFTNLLNAAEILGLLEKYSSEGPYTVFAPTDDAFVPIPNDVIEEAFDDETYLLNIINYHIVEGKYTTKDLSSVESLQTMNGETIRFKSKDGKIFVENTPITNPDIECSNGIIHAIDDILLP; this is encoded by the coding sequence GTTTTCACAAATCTCCTGAATGCAGCAGAAATTCTCGGACTTCTGGAGAAGTACTCTTCGGAAGGACCTTATACTGTATTTGCACCTACCGACGATGCATTTGTTCCAATTCCTAACGATGTAATTGAAGAAGCGTTTGATGATGAAACTTATCTTCTCAACATCATCAATTATCACATTGTAGAAGGAAAATACACCACCAAGGATCTCAGCAGCGTTGAGTCTCTCCAGACAATGAACGGGGAAACTATTCGCTTTAAATCCAAAGATGGAAAAATTTTCGTTGAGAATACTCCCATTACAAATCCTGACATAGAGTGCTCAAACGGCATTATCCATGCCATTGATGATATTCTGTTACCCTGA